The Methanocaldococcus jannaschii DSM 2661 genome has a segment encoding these proteins:
- a CDS encoding ATP-binding protein, whose amino-acid sequence MVNFDEEVFRAYYEHKIKSFIKEELSNNLIKGNIFEFDIEKFLMHFPDACEVNDLIIERPKEIEEIILDIFKEAYVELFGEDKELEKIQIAFKNPKGCEKLIEEISAEDINKLVKFEGNILQAGKVNALLKKAVYYCNKRIKDENGGFLCKYTYTPCDGRVEIEIDDYFSEGEFIKDMLSPREVKKILENKKVWDKLVEKGKIPRCVDLKENDEVFKENLKEIKFILDEYDSIYVNIQEMEIQQPIDLMKNPEEPARSIRVFLENTPGIYAGRVNVIGRVMKREYRHNIPIYKIYIKSNYIKISESYNKIEVKDILRNEELIETLNELGRKKNIIDILSNYLISQIKGYELVKKAIFLQQIKGAFKFLPDGTPLRRDSHILLITDPGIGKSTMLRRIARLFPQNAYASVTTATGGGLTAIVTREATEIGDGWVVKPGVFVRANEGTACIDELTVDKNVMKYILEAMESQTIHVNKGGINVKLPARCAVLAACNPKRGRFDRNLTVIEQIDIPAPLLSRFDLIFPLMDKPNRKSDEEIAEHILNTHIETATKDYKILGAIDIDGITVDEKLLKYYIIYARSCAYIEENQDLYLGEFDETKLIMPYLTDKAKKMIKKYYLEMRKLGEGDNPIPITARQLEAIIRIAEMHAKARLSDKVEDVDAEVAISIIDDCLKQVAYDPETGTLDLDKIAGTPKSRRDKMDAVLNIIREIVSLRDDGLAPEEEIYEKAMAIGLSEKDVNDALEYLKKAGDIYNPRYGFWGLL is encoded by the coding sequence ATGGTAAATTTTGATGAAGAAGTTTTTAGAGCATATTATGAACATAAAATAAAGAGTTTTATAAAAGAAGAGCTGTCTAATAATTTAATTAAGGGGAATATCTTTGAATTTGACATTGAGAAGTTTTTAATGCACTTTCCAGATGCATGTGAAGTTAATGACTTAATCATTGAGAGACCGAAAGAAATTGAGGAAATAATATTGGATATATTTAAAGAAGCTTATGTTGAACTATTTGGTGAAGATAAAGAGTTAGAAAAGATACAAATTGCATTTAAAAATCCAAAAGGTTGTGAAAAATTAATTGAGGAGATTTCTGCTGAAGATATAAACAAATTGGTTAAATTTGAAGGAAATATACTGCAAGCAGGAAAAGTTAATGCACTTTTAAAAAAGGCAGTATATTACTGTAACAAAAGAATAAAAGATGAAAATGGAGGTTTTTTGTGTAAATACACATATACTCCATGTGATGGACGTGTTGAAATTGAGATTGATGACTACTTTAGTGAAGGAGAATTTATTAAGGACATGTTATCTCCAAGAGAGGTCAAAAAAATTTTAGAAAACAAAAAAGTTTGGGATAAATTAGTGGAAAAAGGGAAAATCCCAAGATGTGTGGATTTGAAGGAAAATGATGAAGTTTTTAAAGAAAATTTAAAGGAAATAAAGTTCATTTTGGATGAATATGATTCAATATATGTGAATATTCAGGAGATGGAGATTCAGCAGCCAATTGATTTAATGAAAAATCCTGAAGAGCCAGCGAGGAGCATTAGAGTCTTTTTAGAAAACACTCCGGGAATATATGCAGGAAGGGTAAATGTTATAGGAAGGGTTATGAAAAGAGAGTATAGACATAACATCCCAATTTATAAAATTTACATTAAAAGTAACTATATTAAAATTTCTGAAAGTTATAATAAAATTGAAGTTAAAGATATATTAAGAAATGAAGAGCTTATAGAGACTTTAAATGAATTAGGGAGAAAGAAAAATATTATTGACATTTTATCAAACTATCTAATCTCTCAAATAAAAGGTTATGAATTAGTTAAAAAAGCCATATTTTTGCAACAAATAAAAGGAGCTTTTAAATTTTTACCTGATGGGACTCCTTTAAGAAGGGATAGCCATATTTTATTAATTACAGACCCAGGTATTGGAAAATCAACAATGCTCAGAAGAATAGCAAGATTATTCCCTCAAAATGCTTATGCATCAGTAACAACTGCTACTGGAGGAGGTTTAACTGCTATAGTAACAAGAGAGGCTACTGAAATCGGAGATGGATGGGTTGTTAAGCCGGGGGTTTTTGTTAGAGCTAATGAAGGAACTGCATGTATTGATGAGCTAACTGTAGATAAGAATGTAATGAAATATATATTGGAGGCTATGGAGAGCCAGACAATCCACGTCAATAAAGGAGGGATTAATGTTAAACTGCCCGCAAGATGTGCAGTTTTAGCAGCATGCAACCCAAAGAGGGGAAGATTTGATAGGAATTTAACTGTTATTGAGCAGATAGATATTCCAGCCCCATTGCTTAGTAGATTTGATTTAATATTTCCATTGATGGATAAACCAAATAGAAAGAGTGATGAAGAGATAGCTGAACATATATTAAACACCCATATTGAGACAGCAACAAAAGACTACAAAATCTTAGGAGCTATTGATATTGATGGAATAACAGTGGATGAGAAGCTTTTAAAATACTATATTATTTATGCAAGGAGCTGTGCATACATAGAAGAGAATCAAGATTTATACTTAGGAGAGTTTGATGAAACAAAGTTAATTATGCCTTATTTAACTGATAAAGCAAAAAAGATGATTAAAAAGTATTACTTAGAGATGAGAAAGTTGGGAGAGGGGGATAACCCAATACCAATAACTGCAAGGCAGTTAGAGGCAATTATTAGGATTGCTGAAATGCATGCAAAGGCAAGACTATCAGATAAAGTTGAAGATGTCGATGCTGAAGTGGCAATAAGTATTATTGATGATTGCTTAAAACAGGTAGCTTATGACCCAGAAACTGGAACTTTGGACTTGGATAAGATAGCTGGAACTCCAAAGTCAAGAAGAGATAAGATGGACGCTGTCCTTAACATTATTAGGGAGATTGTTAGCTTGAGAGATGATGGTTTAGCACCAGAAGAGGAGATATATGAAAAAGCGATGGCTATTGGTTTATCTGAAAAGGATGTTAATGATGCCTTAGAATATTTAAAGAAAGCTGGAGATATATACAATCCAAGATATGGATTCTGGGGTTTATTATGA
- a CDS encoding ribonuclease P protein component 4, with protein sequence MKKFLEKKLKKIAYERIDILMSLAEEEAKKGNWDRAKRYVYLARRIAMKMRIRFPKKWKRRICKKCGTFLLYGRNARVRIKSKRYPHVVITCLECGAIYRIPMIREKKEKRRKKLEERLKAKSNSQTS encoded by the coding sequence ATGAAAAAGTTCTTAGAAAAAAAGCTAAAGAAGATAGCTTATGAAAGAATTGATATATTGATGAGCTTAGCTGAAGAAGAGGCAAAGAAAGGTAATTGGGATAGAGCTAAGAGATATGTATATTTAGCAAGAAGAATAGCCATGAAAATGAGAATAAGATTCCCTAAAAAATGGAAGAGAAGGATATGCAAAAAATGTGGAACCTTTTTGTTGTATGGAAGGAATGCAAGGGTTAGAATTAAGAGCAAGAGATATCCCCACGTTGTTATAACATGCTTAGAATGCGGAGCAATATATAGAATCCCAATGATTAGAGAGAAGAAAGAAAAGAGAAGGAAAAAATTAGAGGAAAGATTAAAAGCAAAATCAAACTCACAAACCTCTTAA
- a CDS encoding hydantoinase B/oxoprolinase family protein: MDKITVEVIKSSTSYIAEEMGIILRNTAYSPNIKDRLDFSCAILSSNGELIAQAEHIPVHLGSMAIGVKNTVDYLKKESIEIEKDDVIIVNDPYIAGTHLNDITLLKPIFYNDEIIGYVANKAHHVDVGGYAPGSISSNVKELYHEGLIIPPSKLVINGKLNKELLNLITSNVRVPKSTIGDLKAQIASLNIGVERILKLIEKYGDREVTEAWNKSLDYSEEYLKSKIRDINCICEAVDYLEYKDKLININMKIEIKNGKIKVDFTGTHRQLDAPLNAVYGVTVASTSFALKAVIDPDLPMNHGIFRVLNIIAPEETIVNPKKPAPVSVGNVETSQRIVDVIFKALYHEFPDRVPAASNGSMNNVIIGGRGWAFYETIGGGFGGRNGKDGVDGVHANMTNTLNTPIEVIENEYPIMILEYSLREDSGGAGKYRGGLGIRRVYKMLSDCMLSIIADRIKISPWGVNNGYSGACGEHYVIKDGKKIPLSGKDTLYLSCGDIVEINTPGGGGYGSPYERDINLILEDVKDEKISIKSAYRDYKVKIIKKDDDFVVDMEETKKLRGL; the protein is encoded by the coding sequence ATGGATAAAATTACAGTTGAGGTTATTAAAAGCTCTACCTCATATATTGCAGAAGAGATGGGAATTATTTTGAGAAATACAGCCTATTCTCCAAATATTAAGGACAGATTAGATTTTAGCTGTGCTATCTTATCATCAAATGGAGAGTTAATAGCCCAAGCTGAACACATCCCAGTGCATTTAGGGAGTATGGCTATTGGAGTTAAGAATACCGTTGATTATCTAAAAAAAGAGAGCATTGAGATTGAGAAGGACGATGTAATTATCGTTAACGACCCATACATAGCTGGAACTCATCTAAATGACATCACCCTCTTAAAACCAATATTTTATAACGATGAAATAATTGGCTATGTGGCAAATAAGGCTCATCATGTAGATGTTGGTGGCTATGCACCAGGAAGTATAAGCAGTAACGTAAAAGAACTCTACCACGAAGGTTTAATTATTCCTCCCTCTAAGCTCGTTATAAATGGAAAGTTAAACAAAGAGCTCTTAAATCTAATAACATCAAATGTTAGAGTGCCAAAATCAACAATTGGAGATTTAAAAGCTCAAATAGCATCATTGAACATTGGTGTTGAGAGAATTTTAAAACTAATTGAAAAGTATGGGGATAGAGAAGTTACTGAGGCATGGAATAAGAGTTTAGATTATTCTGAGGAATATTTAAAATCAAAAATTAGAGATATTAACTGTATATGTGAGGCAGTAGATTACCTTGAATATAAGGACAAATTAATAAATATAAATATGAAGATTGAGATAAAAAATGGCAAAATAAAAGTTGATTTTACTGGAACGCATAGACAGTTAGATGCTCCATTAAATGCTGTTTATGGTGTTACCGTTGCATCAACATCCTTTGCATTAAAGGCAGTTATAGACCCTGATTTACCAATGAATCATGGTATCTTTAGAGTTTTAAATATCATTGCTCCAGAGGAAACAATTGTTAATCCAAAGAAACCAGCTCCAGTTTCTGTTGGTAATGTAGAAACCTCTCAAAGAATAGTTGATGTGATATTTAAAGCCCTCTACCATGAATTCCCAGATAGAGTGCCAGCCGCATCAAACGGGAGTATGAACAACGTTATTATTGGGGGAAGAGGTTGGGCATTCTATGAAACAATTGGAGGAGGATTTGGAGGAAGAAATGGAAAAGATGGAGTTGATGGAGTTCATGCAAATATGACAAACACTCTCAATACTCCAATTGAAGTTATAGAGAACGAATATCCAATAATGATTCTTGAATACTCTCTAAGAGAAGATTCTGGAGGAGCTGGGAAGTATAGGGGAGGTTTGGGAATAAGGAGAGTTTATAAAATGCTATCTGACTGCATGCTCTCCATAATTGCTGATAGAATTAAAATTTCCCCATGGGGAGTTAATAATGGCTATAGTGGAGCGTGTGGAGAGCATTATGTTATAAAAGATGGTAAAAAAATCCCATTATCTGGAAAAGATACTTTATATTTAAGTTGTGGTGATATAGTTGAAATAAACACTCCTGGTGGTGGGGGCTACGGCTCTCCTTATGAAAGAGATATAAATCTAATATTAGAGGATGTTAAAGATGAAAAAATTTCCATAAAATCGGCATATAGGGATTATAAAGTAAAAATTATCAAAAAAGATGATGATTTCGTTGTTGATATGGAAGAAACAAAAAAGTTAAGAGGTTTGTGA
- a CDS encoding hydantoinase/oxoprolinase family protein has product MVMGYRVGIDIGGTFTDLVYFDEYSKEFHVVKVPTTPKSPDVGAINAIETAKIEFDKINILIHATTLGTNMFLGQEHLNPPKIALITTKGFKDVIEIGRQRRPKLYDLFFEKPKPLIKRRDRYEVEERIDANGNIITPLNEEELQKIAEIIKKKDYEVVVISFLHSYKNPIHEKKAREIIKNLCSNVDVITSYEINPEYKEYERTSTTVINAYLKPLVSNYLKNFIDSLKNKGFNGKFYVMQSSGGISNIKYATERPAAFIESGPAAGAIAVAYFSKILNDNKVIGFDMGGTTAKASTIINNSPLVTNEYEVGGEVHAGRLIKGSGYPVRFPFIDLAEVSAGGGTIAWVDEGNALRVGPISAGADPGPVCYGKGNDKPTITDANLILGRLGEKLSGGLLKLRKDLAEKAISKLAEKIGESVEEIAYGIIRLANTTMAKALRIVTVERGYDPRDFVMYVFGGAGPLHGVELAEEMEISSILIPPSCGVFSALGLLLADCRVDKAKSILKDIDEVDEEEIENIFIELIEEGLKEVEGFEEIKIVKQIDVRYKGQSYELTIPWTGDLKELADNFHKKHETVYKFSSLEEDIELVNARVTIIGLLTKPEIKCYEVKEYKPKPESYRKVYFSSGWEETAIYNRDKLKPGAIFEGPAVVEEYDSTIVIPPDYTAFVDKYGCLRIER; this is encoded by the coding sequence ATGGTTATGGGATACAGAGTAGGAATTGATATAGGTGGGACATTTACAGACCTCGTTTATTTTGATGAATATAGCAAAGAATTTCATGTAGTTAAAGTTCCAACAACTCCAAAGAGTCCTGATGTTGGGGCAATAAATGCAATAGAAACTGCTAAAATAGAATTTGATAAGATAAATATTTTAATCCACGCAACCACCTTAGGAACAAACATGTTTTTAGGGCAAGAGCACTTAAACCCACCAAAAATTGCACTAATTACAACAAAGGGATTTAAGGATGTTATTGAAATTGGTAGGCAGAGGAGGCCTAAACTTTATGATTTATTCTTTGAAAAGCCAAAGCCATTAATAAAGAGGAGAGACAGATATGAGGTTGAAGAGAGGATAGATGCAAATGGAAATATAATCACTCCACTAAATGAGGAGGAATTGCAAAAAATAGCTGAAATTATTAAGAAAAAGGATTATGAAGTTGTTGTTATCTCTTTTTTACACAGCTATAAGAATCCAATCCATGAAAAGAAGGCAAGGGAAATAATAAAAAATCTCTGCTCTAATGTGGATGTTATAACCTCCTACGAAATAAATCCAGAGTATAAGGAGTATGAGAGAACAAGCACAACCGTTATTAACGCCTATCTAAAGCCATTAGTGTCCAATTATCTAAAAAACTTCATAGATTCTTTAAAAAACAAAGGCTTTAATGGAAAGTTTTATGTTATGCAGAGTAGTGGAGGCATCTCAAATATAAAATATGCCACTGAAAGACCTGCAGCATTTATAGAATCCGGTCCAGCCGCTGGAGCTATTGCAGTCGCCTATTTTTCAAAAATTTTAAATGATAACAAAGTTATAGGCTTTGATATGGGTGGAACAACTGCTAAGGCATCAACTATAATTAACAACTCTCCATTGGTAACAAATGAGTATGAGGTTGGAGGAGAGGTTCATGCTGGAAGATTAATTAAAGGCTCTGGTTATCCTGTTAGATTTCCATTTATTGATTTGGCTGAGGTTAGTGCTGGAGGAGGGACAATAGCATGGGTTGATGAAGGAAATGCCTTAAGAGTTGGGCCGATAAGTGCTGGAGCTGACCCGGGGCCTGTTTGCTATGGAAAGGGAAATGATAAACCAACAATAACTGATGCCAACTTAATCCTTGGTAGATTGGGAGAGAAGCTTAGTGGTGGTCTATTAAAATTAAGAAAAGATTTAGCTGAAAAGGCAATATCAAAATTAGCTGAAAAAATAGGGGAGAGTGTTGAAGAAATCGCCTATGGAATAATAAGATTGGCAAACACCACCATGGCAAAGGCTTTAAGAATAGTTACAGTTGAGAGAGGCTATGACCCAAGGGATTTTGTCATGTATGTTTTTGGTGGAGCTGGACCTTTACATGGAGTTGAGTTGGCAGAGGAGATGGAGATTAGCTCTATATTAATTCCTCCTTCGTGTGGTGTTTTCTCTGCTTTAGGGCTTTTATTGGCTGATTGTAGGGTAGATAAAGCTAAGAGTATATTGAAAGATATAGATGAAGTTGATGAGGAAGAGATTGAGAATATATTTATTGAGCTAATAGAGGAGGGACTTAAAGAGGTTGAGGGCTTTGAGGAGATAAAGATAGTTAAACAGATTGATGTTAGATATAAAGGGCAATCTTATGAACTAACAATCCCTTGGACTGGAGATTTAAAAGAATTGGCAGATAACTTCCACAAAAAGCATGAGACTGTTTATAAATTCAGTTCTTTAGAGGAAGATATTGAGTTGGTTAATGCAAGGGTTACAATTATTGGTTTATTAACAAAGCCAGAGATAAAATGTTATGAAGTTAAAGAATACAAACCAAAGCCAGAGAGTTATAGAAAGGTTTATTTCAGCAGTGGATGGGAAGAGACTGCAATTTATAATAGGGATAAGCTTAAACCAGGAGCTATATTTGAAGGACCGGCAGTAGTTGAAGAGTATGATTCAACTATCGTAATTCCTCCAGATTATACAGCTTTTGTTGATAAATACGGATGTTTAAGAATTGAGAGATAA
- the cobA gene encoding uroporphyrinogen-III C-methyltransferase: MTGKVILVGAGPGDPELITIKGLKAIKEADVVVYDDLISKELLNYAKKDAELIYVGKRKGKHSFKQEEINKILVEKAKEGKLVVRLKGGDPFVFGRGGEEILELKKHNIPYEVIPGITSAIAVPEVAGIPVTHRKVATSFTVVTGHEAEDKKEKQVDLSKLNADTIVILMGITNLENLVKELLQNPKRSKETPVAIIMEGTTKNQRVIKGTLGDIVEKAKKENARPPGVIVVGEVVNVLDSQ; encoded by the coding sequence ATGACAGGCAAAGTTATCTTAGTAGGAGCAGGACCGGGAGACCCAGAGTTGATAACAATAAAAGGTTTAAAAGCTATTAAAGAGGCAGATGTTGTTGTTTATGATGATTTAATATCAAAAGAGCTATTAAATTATGCTAAAAAAGATGCCGAGCTAATTTATGTTGGTAAAAGAAAGGGAAAACATTCATTTAAACAAGAAGAGATTAATAAAATATTGGTTGAGAAGGCAAAGGAAGGAAAGTTAGTTGTTAGATTAAAAGGTGGAGACCCATTTGTTTTTGGTAGAGGTGGAGAAGAGATTTTAGAGTTAAAGAAGCATAACATACCTTATGAGGTAATTCCGGGAATAACGTCAGCTATAGCAGTCCCAGAGGTTGCTGGGATTCCAGTTACTCATAGAAAGGTAGCTACCTCCTTTACAGTAGTTACAGGGCATGAGGCAGAGGATAAGAAAGAGAAACAGGTAGATTTAAGCAAGTTAAATGCTGATACTATTGTAATTTTAATGGGAATAACTAATTTGGAAAATTTGGTTAAAGAGTTGTTGCAAAACCCAAAAAGAAGTAAAGAAACACCAGTAGCAATCATTATGGAGGGAACTACAAAGAATCAGAGAGTTATAAAAGGGACTTTGGGAGATATTGTTGAAAAGGCTAAAAAAGAAAATGCAAGACCTCCAGGAGTTATAGTTGTTGGTGAGGTTGTTAATGTGTTAGATAGTCAATAA
- a CDS encoding B12-binding domain-containing radical SAM protein — MIKNVAIIYPNKFKAGISCLAVHVLANHLSKYRDLNVGVYFLENYDRIKNFDAIFITLQYENDYFNAIKIIKDLRKNNPNAIFVAGGPCVMENFFPIAEFFDVFIVGEIEGSDVMLKVINREFDVEGVYSKYLEKDKVKRIYPKKLTIDDYPIYQPTSEEGAYGKSFLLEIGRGCPRRCRFCLARAIYYPPRFRKLDDLMYLAEEGVKVNKVNKVALIAPSVGDYKYIVELCNFLDDMGVHISPSSLRADTLNDDLMRILKPKTLTIAPEAGSERLREFIKKDIRERDIANAIDLAKKFGVEKVKLYFMVGIPTETDEDIEELINLTKKVKKEIRKVEISVNPMIPKPHTDFEVEEFDLSSKKKIKYIEKALKKEGIRVEYENFNSMICQCILARGDENLSKYLDYSKNPTSLISALKKDRLLDKYLGRFEDKGVWKNIIL; from the coding sequence ATGATAAAGAATGTTGCTATAATCTACCCAAACAAATTTAAAGCTGGGATTTCTTGCTTAGCTGTGCATGTTCTAGCTAATCATTTAAGCAAATATAGAGATTTAAATGTAGGAGTGTATTTCTTAGAGAATTATGATAGAATAAAAAATTTTGATGCAATTTTTATTACTCTACAGTATGAAAACGATTACTTTAATGCAATAAAGATAATTAAAGATTTGAGAAAAAATAACCCAAATGCTATTTTTGTTGCTGGAGGGCCTTGTGTAATGGAAAATTTTTTCCCAATAGCTGAGTTTTTTGATGTATTTATCGTTGGAGAGATTGAGGGCAGTGATGTAATGCTAAAAGTTATAAATAGAGAGTTTGATGTTGAGGGTGTTTATTCAAAATATTTAGAGAAGGATAAAGTTAAAAGAATCTATCCAAAAAAATTAACTATAGATGATTATCCAATATATCAGCCAACCTCTGAAGAGGGAGCTTATGGAAAATCCTTCTTATTAGAGATTGGTAGAGGATGTCCAAGAAGATGTAGATTTTGCTTAGCGAGAGCTATCTATTATCCACCAAGGTTTAGAAAGCTTGATGATTTAATGTATTTAGCAGAAGAAGGAGTTAAGGTTAATAAAGTCAATAAAGTTGCTTTAATAGCCCCATCAGTTGGAGATTACAAGTATATAGTTGAGTTATGCAACTTTTTGGATGATATGGGAGTTCATATATCTCCTTCATCTTTAAGGGCAGATACATTAAACGATGATTTGATGAGAATTTTAAAGCCTAAAACTTTAACCATAGCTCCAGAAGCTGGAAGTGAAAGGTTAAGAGAGTTTATAAAAAAGGACATTAGAGAGAGGGACATAGCTAATGCCATTGATTTAGCTAAAAAATTTGGAGTTGAAAAGGTTAAGCTCTATTTTATGGTTGGCATTCCGACAGAGACTGATGAAGATATTGAAGAACTTATAAATTTAACGAAGAAAGTAAAGAAAGAAATTAGAAAAGTAGAAATCTCAGTCAATCCAATGATTCCAAAGCCACATACAGATTTTGAGGTAGAAGAGTTTGATTTATCATCTAAGAAAAAAATTAAGTATATTGAGAAGGCATTAAAAAAAGAAGGTATTAGGGTAGAATATGAGAACTTCAACTCCATGATTTGCCAGTGTATATTGGCAAGGGGGGATGAAAATCTTAGCAAATATTTAGATTACTCAAAAAATCCAACAAGCTTAATTAGTGCTTTAAAGAAAGATAGATTGTTGGATAAATACTTAGGAAGGTTTGAAGATAAAGGTGTTTGGAAAAATATTATTCTCTAA
- a CDS encoding DJ-1/PfpI/YhbO family deglycase/protease, whose product MKRLAVILITLALVSSMCITNSNEKRENMKNAKVLMVIAPKDFRDEELFEPMAVFESNGLKVDVVSTTKGECVGMLGNKITVEKTIYDVNPDDYVAIVIVGGIGSKEYLWNNTKLIELVKEFYNKNKVVSAICLSPVVLARAGILKGKKATVYPAPEAIEELKKAGAIYEDRGVVVDGNVITAKSPDYARLFGLEVLKAIEKNNE is encoded by the coding sequence ATGAAGAGGTTGGCAGTGATATTAATAACCTTAGCTTTAGTTTCTTCAATGTGCATAACTAATTCTAATGAAAAGAGGGAAAATATGAAAAATGCAAAAGTTTTAATGGTTATAGCTCCAAAGGACTTTAGAGATGAAGAACTTTTTGAGCCAATGGCAGTATTTGAGTCAAATGGTTTAAAGGTTGATGTTGTATCAACTACAAAAGGAGAATGTGTGGGGATGTTAGGTAATAAAATAACTGTTGAAAAAACCATATATGATGTAAATCCTGATGATTATGTGGCTATAGTTATAGTGGGGGGAATTGGTTCAAAAGAGTATTTATGGAATAACACAAAATTGATAGAATTAGTTAAAGAATTTTACAATAAAAATAAGGTTGTCTCAGCAATCTGCTTATCTCCAGTAGTTTTAGCAAGAGCAGGAATCTTAAAAGGCAAGAAAGCAACTGTATATCCAGCTCCAGAGGCTATAGAAGAGTTAAAAAAGGCAGGAGCTATTTATGAAGATAGAGGAGTTGTAGTTGATGGTAATGTAATTACTGCAAAATCTCCTGACTATGCAAGATTATTTGGATTGGAAGTTTTAAAAGCAATAGAAAAAAATAATGAATAA
- a CDS encoding HAD family hydrolase, translated as MKVAIVFDSAGTLVKIMRVIKDLKKNKFICNSQTVDIVDKKKGRALVIIKEDPLKVVDKENPEKLISDLLKEVEIGISYCNPPINREGIFKDRKTKVKELQEPLNILKRYEVETGYGSALIIDTYAGEVEYTIATAGCLFKEVKETIKQLKDLGVKVFIASGDRKGFIKRLAEITGVDERYIMAEAHQELKRDLIRNLKKEGYFTIMVGDGANDVPAMIESDLAVVTLQNGNVSRRALETADIKIYNIKEIVDICKKVINGEIKGRMQIKECS; from the coding sequence ATGAAAGTGGCTATAGTGTTTGACAGTGCTGGGACTCTTGTAAAGATAATGAGAGTTATTAAAGATTTAAAGAAAAATAAGTTTATTTGTAATAGCCAGACGGTTGATATAGTGGATAAAAAAAAGGGTAGAGCATTAGTTATAATTAAAGAAGACCCTTTAAAGGTAGTGGATAAAGAAAATCCAGAAAAATTAATATCTGACTTATTAAAAGAGGTTGAAATTGGTATATCTTATTGTAACCCACCGATAAATAGAGAAGGAATTTTCAAAGATAGAAAAACCAAGGTTAAAGAATTACAAGAGCCATTAAACATTTTAAAGAGATATGAAGTAGAAACTGGGTATGGAAGTGCTTTAATAATAGACACTTATGCTGGAGAGGTTGAATACACAATAGCAACAGCTGGATGTTTATTTAAAGAGGTTAAAGAAACAATTAAACAACTAAAAGATTTAGGAGTTAAGGTTTTCATTGCTTCTGGAGATAGAAAAGGGTTTATAAAGAGATTAGCTGAAATTACTGGGGTTGATGAACGATATATAATGGCAGAGGCTCATCAGGAGTTAAAGAGAGATTTAATAAGAAATCTAAAAAAAGAGGGGTACTTTACAATAATGGTAGGGGATGGAGCTAACGATGTCCCAGCAATGATTGAAAGTGATTTAGCAGTGGTAACATTGCAAAATGGGAATGTTTCGAGGAGAGCTCTCGAAACAGCTGATATAAAGATTTACAACATAAAGGAAATAGTTGATATATGTAAAAAAGTTATTAATGGAGAAATTAAAGGTAGAATGCAAATTAAGGAGTGTTCTTAA
- a CDS encoding pantoate kinase, which translates to MFAPGHITGFFVICKSSNKLKTGSIGAGITIDRGVNVELKEGNGSIFYNNKKVNICAVEKVIEHYKKFGYNDDYDIIFSSDFPLGSGLGMSGGCALILAKKLNEMLNLNENYAEIAHISEVECGTGLGDVIAQYVKGFVIRKTPGFPINVEKIVVDDDYYIIIEIFGKKETKEIITNDIWIKKINEYGERCLNELLKNPTLENFVNLSYEFAVNTGLINEKILSICEDLKFTVGASQSMLGNTLFCISKKETLEDALSILKNPIVCNIYY; encoded by the coding sequence ATGTTTGCTCCAGGGCACATAACAGGATTTTTTGTAATTTGTAAATCTTCCAATAAGTTAAAAACTGGTTCTATAGGGGCAGGAATTACTATAGATAGAGGAGTTAATGTAGAATTAAAAGAAGGAAATGGTAGTATTTTTTATAATAATAAGAAAGTAAATATCTGTGCCGTTGAAAAAGTTATTGAACATTATAAAAAATTTGGATATAATGATGATTATGACATAATATTTTCATCTGACTTTCCCTTAGGTAGTGGATTAGGAATGTCTGGAGGATGTGCTTTAATATTAGCTAAAAAACTAAATGAAATGTTGAATTTAAATGAAAATTATGCAGAGATAGCCCATATAAGCGAAGTAGAATGTGGAACTGGATTGGGAGATGTTATTGCTCAATATGTTAAAGGTTTTGTCATAAGAAAAACTCCTGGATTTCCTATAAATGTTGAAAAAATCGTTGTTGATGATGATTACTACATTATAATTGAAATTTTTGGTAAAAAAGAGACAAAAGAGATAATAACTAATGATATTTGGATTAAAAAAATAAATGAATATGGAGAGAGATGCTTAAATGAGCTTTTAAAAAATCCTACTTTGGAAAATTTTGTCAATCTTTCTTATGAATTTGCAGTAAATACTGGACTAATAAATGAGAAAATCTTATCCATCTGTGAAGACTTAAAATTTACAGTTGGAGCTTCACAATCCATGTTAGGAAATACTTTATTCTGCATTTCAAAAAAAGAAACATTAGAAGATGCATTATCTATTTTAAAAAATCCAATAGTTTGTAATATTTATTACTGA